The proteins below are encoded in one region of Halogranum gelatinilyticum:
- a CDS encoding ribonuclease H-like domain-containing protein, whose translation MRIENSFIPVRGVGAKTERRLWEHGITHWDDFDGSVVGPTTADRIFEFVDEAGPHLADGDARFFDESFPSNERWRLYENFRDSTCFFDIETTGLDASRNDVTTVTFYRDGETTTLVQGDNLTAGALREQFAPADLIATFNGKRFDVPFLEQSFDLEIDVPHIDLMYPCKQLGLSGGLKQIEQDVGIDRDRPDISGRDAVRLWHQYERGDETALDTLVSYNREDTENLQTLMDLVSESLHDETFVTTK comes from the coding sequence GTGCGAATCGAGAACAGCTTCATCCCGGTCCGCGGCGTCGGCGCGAAGACCGAACGCCGCCTCTGGGAACACGGTATCACCCACTGGGACGATTTCGACGGCTCGGTCGTCGGCCCGACGACAGCCGACCGTATCTTCGAGTTCGTCGACGAGGCAGGTCCCCATCTCGCCGACGGCGACGCCCGCTTCTTCGACGAGAGCTTTCCCAGCAACGAACGCTGGCGGCTCTACGAGAACTTCCGCGACTCGACGTGTTTCTTCGACATCGAGACGACCGGTCTCGACGCCAGCCGCAACGACGTCACGACGGTCACGTTCTACCGCGACGGCGAGACGACGACGCTCGTGCAGGGAGACAACCTCACTGCGGGCGCGCTCCGCGAACAGTTCGCTCCCGCGGACCTCATCGCGACGTTCAACGGCAAACGCTTCGACGTCCCCTTCCTCGAACAGTCGTTCGACCTCGAAATCGACGTCCCCCACATTGACCTGATGTATCCCTGCAAGCAACTGGGCCTCTCTGGGGGACTGAAGCAGATCGAGCAGGACGTCGGCATCGACCGCGACCGCCCGGACATCTCGGGGCGGGACGCGGTTCGCCTCTGGCATCAGTACGAACGCGGCGACGAGACTGCCCTCGACACGCTCGTCTCCTACAACCGCGAAGACACCGAGAACCTCCAGACGCTCATGGACCTCGTCAGCGAGTCACTGCACGACGAAACGTTCGTGACGACAAAGTAA
- a CDS encoding MFS transporter → MTDDSEASRRLWLVAISWFVAVDALGFQLRGALLPELQREFTVSESLLGLVAPAGTLGFLVVLLVFGAVAGRVDLRKTMLAGVVSVGLAIATIGFAPTFGVFLVALLVRGILTGLFRGVDRPVLSHLYPDARGRVFNLYDLAWAAGASAGPVLAIVALRLGNWRYAYALLAVSLIPVALIILRLDLDDIAGNERPLRRDELAALLRRPEILGAAAVMMLSGGIEGGLFTWLPYYATQTLPQDVASLTLSVFLVAYVPARLLYSRLAERVGYLPLVITLTALAIPVAAITFRYLDGYAFVAGIAVFGFLWAGVFPTVAAFSIEAAPAYSGPVNAVATGATYLGTGLVPVVMGVVADEFDIGLSMQLLTVLVVGTVLLLLATKSATAAARAGSTRSDA, encoded by the coding sequence ATGACTGACGACTCCGAGGCCAGCCGTCGGCTGTGGCTCGTCGCCATCTCGTGGTTCGTCGCCGTCGACGCGCTCGGCTTCCAGCTCCGCGGGGCACTGCTCCCCGAACTCCAACGGGAGTTCACCGTCTCGGAGAGCCTCCTCGGCCTCGTCGCACCTGCAGGCACACTCGGCTTTCTCGTCGTGCTGCTCGTCTTCGGTGCCGTCGCCGGACGGGTCGACCTCCGGAAGACGATGCTGGCGGGTGTGGTCTCGGTCGGCCTCGCCATCGCGACAATCGGCTTCGCGCCGACGTTCGGGGTCTTCCTCGTCGCGCTGCTCGTCCGCGGGATTCTTACGGGGCTGTTCCGCGGCGTCGACCGCCCGGTGTTGAGTCACCTCTACCCTGACGCACGAGGCCGCGTGTTCAACCTCTACGACCTCGCGTGGGCCGCTGGTGCGAGTGCCGGGCCCGTGCTCGCAATCGTCGCGCTTCGCCTCGGCAACTGGCGGTACGCCTACGCACTGCTCGCGGTGAGCCTGATTCCGGTCGCGCTCATCATCCTCCGGCTGGACCTCGACGACATCGCCGGCAACGAACGGCCGCTCCGTCGTGATGAGCTCGCGGCGCTCCTCCGGCGACCCGAGATTCTCGGTGCCGCCGCAGTGATGATGCTCTCGGGCGGCATCGAAGGCGGGTTGTTCACCTGGCTTCCCTACTACGCCACCCAGACGCTCCCACAGGACGTGGCGAGTCTCACCCTCTCGGTGTTCCTCGTGGCCTACGTCCCCGCCCGCTTGCTCTACAGCCGACTCGCCGAGCGGGTGGGCTATCTCCCGCTGGTCATCACGCTGACGGCACTGGCGATCCCGGTCGCTGCAATCACTTTCCGATATCTCGACGGATACGCGTTCGTCGCCGGCATCGCCGTCTTCGGCTTCCTCTGGGCAGGAGTGTTTCCGACGGTCGCCGCGTTCAGCATCGAAGCTGCCCCCGCCTACAGCGGCCCGGTCAACGCCGTCGCGACGGGCGCGACGTATCTCGGGACCGGACTCGTCCCGGTCGTCATGGGTGTCGTCGCCGACGAGTTCGACATCGGCCTGTCGATGCAGCTCTTGACCGTCCTCGTCGTCGGTACCGTCCTCCTCCTGCTCGCGACGAAGTCGGCCACCGCAGCCGCACGTGCAGGGTCGACGAGGAGCGACGCCTGA
- a CDS encoding SOS response-associated peptidase, with protein sequence MCGRYTLFTRQDVLEDRFDAHAAEPMEPRYNCAPGQRLPVVTGDDPDTIQTLKWGLVPSWAESESVGNKLINARAETVREKRSFADAYEQRRCLVLADGFYEWVEESGNKQPYRVAFADDRPFAMAGLWERWTPPQKQTGLADFGGGATPDRDPDPVETFTVITTEPNDLISTLHHRMAVVLDESEEKAWLTGDADEVESLLDPYPDDAMETYPVSTRVNSPANDGPELIEEVESSA encoded by the coding sequence ATGTGCGGACGGTACACGCTGTTCACCCGACAGGATGTCCTCGAAGACCGGTTCGACGCCCACGCCGCCGAGCCGATGGAGCCACGGTACAACTGCGCGCCGGGCCAGCGACTCCCGGTCGTCACGGGTGACGACCCCGACACGATTCAGACGCTGAAGTGGGGACTCGTCCCGTCGTGGGCGGAGAGTGAGTCGGTCGGTAACAAACTCATCAACGCCCGGGCGGAGACTGTCCGCGAGAAGCGGAGTTTCGCCGACGCGTACGAACAGCGGCGGTGCCTCGTCCTCGCCGACGGCTTCTACGAGTGGGTCGAAGAGAGCGGGAACAAACAGCCCTACCGCGTCGCGTTCGCCGACGACCGCCCCTTCGCGATGGCCGGACTCTGGGAGCGGTGGACGCCGCCACAGAAACAGACCGGTCTCGCCGACTTCGGTGGCGGGGCGACGCCCGACAGAGACCCCGACCCCGTCGAGACGTTCACCGTCATCACGACCGAGCCGAACGACCTCATCTCGACGCTCCACCACCGGATGGCCGTCGTCCTCGACGAGAGCGAGGAGAAGGCGTGGCTCACGGGCGACGCCGACGAAGTCGAATCCCTGTTGGACCCGTACCCGGACGACGCAATGGAGACCTATCCGGTCTCGACGCGAGTTAACAGCCCGGCCAACGACGGCCCGGAACTCATCGAAGAAGTCGAATCGTCAGCGTAA
- a CDS encoding tyrosine-type recombinase/integrase, with product MATETTTGDDPDDPVGYFLQDLVFHGKTERTRQSYERVLRRFESFLADADENPFGRSIQPVDATHRHCMAWVHTLRGDVEPSTVATYAAYLHRFYAYMTQVGVFESNPMTLVMEEMDETIDKDPTRREIDVPTMRTFVAELTHPLHRAVVVTLLKTGMRVGEACNLDLRDVALSDSDANEAYDLGSRGELDGRPDSIFVSPEPSFGETSNGEERTASNKRKRATVVPIDAELKRVLVRWLAIRPDAVSPAEPLFLGTSEGWGERLDPEAVRHIVETHARERGWYRTGGGASENVTPHYFRHFFTTHLRDRTGDRGIVKYLRGDVADDIIDTYTHNWGDKVRETYEANIYSLLE from the coding sequence ATGGCAACTGAGACGACCACCGGCGACGATCCCGACGACCCGGTCGGCTACTTTCTGCAGGACCTCGTCTTCCACGGAAAGACCGAACGGACGCGGCAGTCGTACGAACGGGTCCTCCGCCGATTCGAGTCGTTTCTCGCGGACGCCGACGAGAACCCCTTCGGCCGGTCGATTCAGCCGGTGGATGCCACCCACCGGCACTGTATGGCGTGGGTTCACACCCTCCGCGGCGACGTCGAACCGAGCACGGTCGCCACCTACGCGGCCTACCTCCACCGCTTCTACGCCTATATGACACAGGTCGGCGTCTTCGAGTCGAACCCGATGACGCTCGTCATGGAAGAGATGGACGAGACAATCGACAAGGATCCGACTCGACGGGAGATCGACGTCCCGACGATGCGAACCTTCGTCGCGGAGCTCACCCACCCGCTTCATCGTGCTGTCGTCGTCACCCTGTTGAAGACCGGAATGCGTGTGGGTGAGGCCTGTAACCTCGACCTTCGGGACGTCGCACTCTCGGATTCCGATGCGAACGAGGCGTACGATCTCGGCTCTCGCGGCGAACTCGACGGACGCCCCGACTCGATCTTCGTCTCACCCGAGCCCTCCTTCGGTGAGACGTCGAACGGTGAAGAACGAACGGCGTCGAACAAACGAAAACGTGCGACGGTCGTACCCATCGACGCAGAGCTGAAGCGGGTACTCGTCCGCTGGCTAGCGATTCGCCCCGATGCGGTCTCCCCGGCCGAACCGCTGTTCCTCGGGACCTCCGAAGGCTGGGGGGAACGACTCGACCCCGAAGCTGTCCGTCACATCGTCGAGACCCACGCCCGCGAACGGGGCTGGTACCGAACCGGCGGCGGGGCGAGCGAGAACGTCACTCCCCACTACTTCCGGCACTTCTTCACGACGCATCTCCGTGACCGGACGGGTGACCGTGGTATCGTCAAGTATCTTCGCGGCGACGTCGCCGACGACATCATCGACACCTACACCCACAACTGGGGGGACAAGGTCCGAGAGACCTACGAAGCCAACATCTACTCGCTTTTGGAGTAA
- a CDS encoding DUF5805 domain-containing protein: MGESQDTSRAAVRTYVPTYQKDEWRDHADELGMSQSEFVRTMVQAGRKGFDLGDEEGGSDPVDPGGHGLETRLLSTLESNEFMSWDQLVDALADDLEDRLDDALGELQGENRIRYSGRHGGYTLVNDGN; encoded by the coding sequence ATGGGCGAGAGCCAGGACACGAGTCGGGCTGCTGTCAGGACGTACGTCCCCACGTATCAAAAAGACGAGTGGCGCGACCACGCCGACGAACTCGGAATGAGCCAAAGCGAGTTCGTACGAACGATGGTGCAGGCCGGTCGAAAGGGGTTCGATCTCGGTGACGAGGAGGGTGGTTCTGACCCCGTAGACCCTGGGGGTCACGGCCTCGAAACACGCCTCCTCTCGACGCTCGAATCGAACGAGTTCATGTCGTGGGACCAACTTGTCGACGCGCTCGCCGACGACTTGGAAGACCGACTCGACGACGCGCTCGGTGAGCTGCAAGGAGAGAACCGGATTCGGTACAGTGGCCGACACGGGGGGTATACGCTGGTGAACGATGGCAACTGA
- a CDS encoding ParA family protein: MPKAVTFWTEAGGTGKTTFTVNTAAALSRRGYDVLAIDFDPQNAGMTDHMGYGEWASRDDYENIAELLVDDEQRLHEIVIETQEFDLIPTHNDLANIESKVEAADGLDSGSKHWLLHHEMADLTERYDYVLVDPPATTGTLVSNAMVATQNVVAPAEMTDKGIAAIGGLEEELAAMERGFDRIPGVDVSFSILGIVPNRVRKRQTNKQQEVFAELEASDRLITPFVVYKRSKISDAWGEGMSVFRYHDEYELRDYQLDVLDSFNGVADLVEGKPLDAVDAEPEVAH, translated from the coding sequence ATGCCGAAGGCAGTTACCTTTTGGACGGAAGCGGGGGGGACGGGGAAGACGACGTTCACCGTCAACACCGCTGCCGCGCTCTCTCGCCGCGGATACGACGTGCTCGCAATCGACTTCGACCCGCAGAACGCCGGGATGACCGACCACATGGGTTACGGCGAGTGGGCCAGCCGCGACGACTACGAGAACATCGCCGAACTCCTCGTCGACGACGAACAGCGTCTGCACGAGATCGTCATCGAGACCCAAGAGTTCGACCTGATTCCGACGCACAACGACCTCGCAAACATCGAGTCGAAGGTCGAAGCCGCCGACGGTCTCGACTCTGGGAGCAAGCATTGGCTGCTCCACCACGAGATGGCCGATCTCACCGAACGGTACGATTACGTCCTCGTCGACCCACCGGCGACGACGGGAACGCTCGTCTCGAACGCGATGGTCGCCACGCAGAACGTGGTCGCTCCCGCCGAGATGACCGACAAAGGAATCGCCGCCATCGGCGGACTGGAAGAGGAACTCGCCGCCATGGAGCGTGGTTTCGACCGGATTCCCGGTGTCGACGTCTCCTTTTCGATTCTCGGCATCGTCCCCAACCGCGTCCGCAAACGCCAGACAAACAAGCAACAGGAGGTGTTCGCGGAACTCGAAGCCAGCGACCGGCTCATCACGCCCTTCGTCGTCTACAAACGGAGCAAGATCAGCGACGCCTGGGGAGAGGGGATGAGCGTCTTCCGCTATCACGACGAGTACGAACTGCGTGACTACCAACTCGACGTTCTCGACTCCTTCAACGGCGTCGCAGACCTCGTCGAAGGGAAACCGCTCGATGCAGTCGACGCCGAACCGGAGGTCGCACACTGA
- a CDS encoding GNAT family N-acetyltransferase → MSGYEIVEGYRPGVVGRLTELHATYYGNRWELGTRFEVDIGTGIAAFVGRYDPSRDGLWTVVDDGRVMGGIVIDSRTDRENVAQLRYFILDPALHGRGFGRGLLDEAMAFCREQGFDEVFLWTVDELEAAIHLYRDAGFEATDEVDPHTEWRTTVPYRRFVCDLSAVE, encoded by the coding sequence GTGTCGGGATACGAGATCGTCGAAGGATACAGGCCGGGTGTCGTCGGGAGGCTGACCGAGTTGCACGCGACGTACTACGGCAACCGCTGGGAACTCGGAACTCGCTTCGAGGTAGACATCGGAACGGGAATCGCGGCGTTCGTCGGCCGGTACGACCCGTCACGTGACGGGCTGTGGACCGTCGTCGACGACGGGCGAGTGATGGGTGGCATCGTCATCGACAGCCGGACCGACAGGGAGAACGTGGCTCAACTGCGGTATTTCATCCTCGACCCTGCACTTCACGGTCGGGGCTTCGGGCGCGGTCTCCTCGACGAGGCGATGGCCTTCTGTCGGGAGCAGGGATTCGACGAAGTGTTTCTCTGGACCGTCGACGAACTGGAAGCCGCAATCCACCTGTACCGCGACGCTGGCTTCGAAGCAACCGACGAGGTCGACCCCCACACAGAGTGGCGGACGACGGTTCCGTACCGACGGTTCGTGTGTGACCTGTCGGCCGTAGAGTGA
- a CDS encoding CopG family ribbon-helix-helix protein — protein MTVVSVSMPEELLNRIDEFADEHGYTGRSEVLREASRNLLGEFEDKRLEDRELMGVVTVLFDFETTSVEERMMRLRHEHEDLVASNFHSHVGHHYCMELFVLEGSLEEISTFVGKLRATKDTLTIDYSVIPVDDFGPFSTSE, from the coding sequence ATGACTGTCGTCAGCGTCTCCATGCCCGAAGAGCTGCTCAACCGTATCGACGAGTTCGCCGACGAGCACGGCTACACGGGGCGAAGTGAAGTGCTCCGAGAGGCGAGCCGAAACCTGCTCGGCGAGTTCGAGGACAAGCGGTTAGAGGACCGCGAGCTGATGGGCGTGGTGACCGTCCTCTTCGACTTCGAGACGACGAGCGTCGAGGAGCGGATGATGCGGCTCCGACACGAACACGAAGACCTCGTCGCCTCGAACTTCCACAGCCACGTCGGCCACCACTACTGTATGGAACTGTTCGTCCTCGAAGGGTCGCTTGAGGAGATTTCGACGTTCGTCGGGAAGCTCCGGGCGACGAAAGACACCCTGACCATCGACTACTCGGTCATTCCGGTCGACGACTTCGGACCGTTCAGCACGAGCGAATAA
- a CDS encoding DUF502 domain-containing protein, whose amino-acid sequence MVPRPRREHTETARRAGQSAYRTALDVVLTGVAVILPAVVTIYVLKAALDILTDILRPVILVLEQFNVIQNVRQNYLFVDVLIDLGIYTDIASVISELIALTLLVVLIVTIGSVARFQSGDRLIDYFDYVITLVPGIGTIYSSFRRMGDAMLEGDTDQFRSVKLVEFPHDDTYVIGFETARSPQSIREGAEADDMVTLFIPLAPNPVMGGFLTHVPTDRVSDIDMTVEAGVRSIITSGIATDESTAQVETSNGEKATFGVSPDDLEFPGSFDRREKEE is encoded by the coding sequence ATGGTACCCCGGCCGCGGCGAGAACACACCGAAACTGCGCGGAGAGCGGGACAGTCGGCCTACCGCACTGCCCTCGACGTCGTGTTGACTGGCGTCGCAGTCATCCTCCCAGCCGTCGTCACGATCTACGTCCTCAAGGCTGCACTGGACATCCTCACGGACATCCTCCGCCCCGTCATCCTCGTGCTCGAACAGTTCAACGTCATCCAGAACGTCCGACAGAACTATCTCTTCGTCGACGTGCTCATCGACCTCGGCATCTACACCGACATCGCCTCGGTCATCTCCGAGCTGATCGCACTCACCCTCCTGGTCGTCCTCATCGTCACCATCGGCTCCGTCGCGCGCTTTCAGTCCGGCGACCGCCTCATCGACTACTTCGACTACGTAATCACGCTCGTCCCCGGTATCGGCACCATCTACAGCAGTTTCCGACGCATGGGCGATGCGATGTTGGAAGGCGACACCGACCAGTTCCGCTCGGTCAAGCTCGTCGAGTTCCCGCACGACGACACCTACGTCATCGGCTTCGAGACGGCCCGGTCGCCGCAGAGCATTCGCGAGGGCGCAGAGGCCGACGACATGGTGACGCTCTTCATCCCGCTCGCGCCCAACCCCGTGATGGGCGGCTTTCTCACGCACGTCCCGACCGACCGCGTCAGCGACATCGACATGACCGTCGAAGCGGGCGTCAGAAGCATCATCACGAGCGGCATCGCGACCGACGAGTCGACGGCGCAGGTCGAGACGTCGAACGGCGAGAAGGCGACGTTCGGCGTCAGCCCCGACGACCTGGAGTTTCCGGGGTCGTTCGACCGCCGCGAGAAGGAAGAGTAG
- a CDS encoding MBL fold metallo-hydrolase, which yields MTLSDWGDWLPRAVEDADPDTVAVWYLGCNGFIIKGSEGTTLFVDPYVGMGDPPRTVRMVPIPFDPEDVEEVDAILATHEHVDHTHGPSQAPILANTGCDFYGADDSLAVAFDDEQWTDNWDVSADQFHEVEEGDTLELGEFTVHVEFAHDPDSTHPVSYVFEHDSGTIFHGGDTKPHEDFPELGEKYDIDLGILAFGAIGNVPDKETGEPVRTKWYSTENEVVKAASDLQFDRLLPSHWDMWKGMTADPKVLHHHTRSYEYPESLEVVEIGDRVDL from the coding sequence ATGACCCTGAGTGACTGGGGCGACTGGCTCCCGCGGGCCGTCGAGGACGCGGACCCCGACACCGTCGCCGTCTGGTATCTCGGCTGCAACGGCTTCATCATCAAAGGCAGCGAGGGGACGACCCTCTTCGTCGACCCCTACGTCGGGATGGGCGACCCGCCGCGGACCGTTCGGATGGTCCCGATTCCGTTCGACCCTGAGGACGTCGAGGAGGTCGACGCGATTCTCGCGACCCACGAACACGTCGACCACACCCACGGCCCGAGCCAGGCACCCATCCTCGCGAACACGGGCTGTGACTTCTACGGTGCTGACGACAGCCTCGCCGTCGCCTTCGACGACGAGCAGTGGACCGACAACTGGGACGTCTCGGCGGACCAGTTCCACGAGGTCGAAGAGGGCGACACGCTCGAACTCGGCGAGTTCACCGTCCACGTCGAGTTCGCCCACGACCCCGACTCGACACATCCGGTGAGCTACGTCTTCGAGCACGACTCGGGAACGATCTTCCACGGCGGCGACACCAAGCCCCACGAGGACTTCCCCGAGCTGGGCGAGAAATACGACATCGACCTCGGCATCCTCGCGTTCGGTGCCATCGGCAACGTTCCGGACAAGGAGACGGGCGAGCCGGTCCGGACGAAGTGGTACTCCACGGAGAACGAGGTCGTCAAGGCCGCGAGCGACCTCCAGTTCGACCGCCTGCTCCCCAGCCACTGGGATATGTGGAAGGGGATGACCGCGGACCCGAAGGTCCTGCACCACCACACCCGGAGCTACGAGTATCCGGAGTCGCTCGAAGTGGTCGAGATCGGCGACCGCGTCGACCTCTGA
- a CDS encoding TIGR00725 family protein: MRISVIGGSTISPDVEETAVDVGRLVAQRGHTLVCGGLGGVMLAACRGAKDAGGQTVGILPGDDHGRANEYVDVAVATGLGHARNALVAMNGDAVVAIDGGNGTLSEIGFSFVFDRPIAGLGTHDVDGIVACETPEDAVRSVEERVDR; this comes from the coding sequence ATGCGCATCAGTGTCATCGGCGGAAGTACGATCAGTCCCGACGTCGAGGAGACGGCCGTCGACGTCGGACGGCTCGTCGCCCAACGCGGCCACACGCTCGTCTGTGGCGGTCTCGGCGGCGTCATGCTCGCGGCCTGTCGCGGCGCGAAGGACGCCGGCGGGCAGACGGTCGGTATTCTCCCCGGCGACGACCACGGCCGCGCGAACGAGTACGTCGACGTCGCGGTCGCGACGGGGCTGGGACACGCCCGGAACGCGCTCGTCGCGATGAACGGCGATGCCGTCGTCGCCATCGACGGCGGCAACGGAACCCTCTCGGAGATCGGCTTCTCGTTCGTCTTCGACCGGCCGATAGCCGGTCTCGGGACGCACGACGTGGACGGAATCGTGGCCTGCGAGACGCCCGAAGACGCGGTTCGCTCGGTCGAAGAACGCGTAGACCGTTAG
- a CDS encoding CBS domain-containing protein: MIRTRVATLLRNSPPTISPSTSATEAAQRVRDPDIAALVVVDGGTVVGLVTESDLVALVAEDRTDLTVSAFMSTPPVTTPPETTVDAAADRMREAGVKHLPVVEDGTCCGLVSVTDLAPYVSRRRLGIEWGGEPFTPPELPVPRVAD, from the coding sequence ATGATCAGAACCCGTGTCGCCACGCTCCTCCGGAACAGCCCACCGACCATCTCGCCGTCGACGTCGGCCACCGAGGCCGCCCAGCGCGTCCGCGACCCCGACATCGCCGCGCTCGTCGTCGTCGACGGCGGTACCGTGGTCGGTCTCGTCACCGAATCGGACCTCGTCGCGCTCGTCGCCGAGGACCGGACCGACCTCACCGTCTCGGCGTTCATGTCGACGCCGCCCGTGACGACGCCGCCGGAGACGACCGTCGACGCCGCGGCCGACCGGATGCGCGAGGCGGGCGTCAAGCATCTCCCGGTCGTCGAGGACGGGACCTGCTGCGGTCTCGTCAGCGTGACCGACCTCGCACCCTACGTCTCACGGCGACGGCTCGGCATCGAGTGGGGAGGCGAACCGTTCACGCCGCCGGAGCTGCCCGTTCCCCGCGTCGCCGACTAG
- the dph2 gene encoding diphthamide biosynthesis enzyme Dph2 — protein sequence MSQDATSEGDLRNTGMSLRHDREWDYELERIVEEVEERDAKKVGLQFPEGLKRRGPAVADDLRERCDDDVTFLLSGQPCYGACDLDTYLMRRTDVFVHFGHSPMKESDKIIYVPLFSNVDPYPIMEESLEEFEDPDDDPNVGLVTTAQHMNLFGDMVEWLEDRGYDVHTRKGDDRLTYEGQVLGCNYASADIDADQIMYVGGGKFHPLGLAMEHPDKKVVIADPVNNVVKVADTEKFMKQRYGAVHRAMDADKWGVIFCTKIGQGRWEIAEEIVENNENAYLITMDEVTPDRLRNFDMDAFVNTGCPRITTDDGPRFHKPMLTPQEYKIAIGEEPLENLEFDTFHGTW from the coding sequence ATGAGTCAGGACGCTACCTCCGAGGGTGACCTCCGGAACACCGGGATGTCGCTCAGACACGACCGGGAGTGGGACTACGAACTCGAGCGCATCGTCGAAGAAGTCGAAGAGCGCGACGCGAAGAAGGTCGGCCTGCAGTTCCCCGAGGGACTGAAACGCCGCGGCCCGGCCGTCGCCGACGACCTCCGCGAGCGGTGTGACGACGACGTCACCTTCCTCCTGTCGGGACAGCCCTGCTACGGTGCCTGCGACCTCGACACCTATCTGATGCGCCGGACGGACGTCTTCGTCCACTTCGGCCACTCGCCGATGAAGGAGTCGGACAAGATCATCTACGTGCCGCTGTTCTCCAACGTCGACCCCTACCCCATCATGGAGGAGTCGCTGGAGGAGTTCGAAGACCCCGACGACGACCCGAACGTCGGTCTCGTCACGACCGCCCAGCACATGAACCTCTTCGGCGACATGGTCGAGTGGCTGGAAGACCGCGGCTACGACGTCCACACCCGCAAGGGCGACGACCGCCTCACCTACGAGGGACAGGTGCTCGGCTGCAACTACGCCTCCGCGGACATCGACGCTGACCAGATCATGTACGTCGGCGGCGGGAAGTTCCACCCACTCGGCCTCGCGATGGAGCATCCCGATAAGAAGGTCGTCATCGCCGACCCCGTCAACAACGTCGTCAAGGTCGCCGACACGGAGAAGTTCATGAAGCAGCGCTACGGCGCGGTCCACCGCGCGATGGACGCCGACAAGTGGGGCGTCATCTTCTGCACGAAAATCGGCCAAGGTCGCTGGGAGATCGCCGAGGAGATCGTCGAGAACAACGAGAACGCCTACCTCATCACGATGGACGAGGTCACCCCCGACCGACTCCGGAACTTCGACATGGACGCCTTCGTCAACACGGGCTGTCCGCGCATCACGACCGACGACGGGCCGCGCTTCCACAAGCCGATGCTGACGCCGCAGGAGTACAAGATCGCCATCGGCGAGGAACCGCTGGAGAACCTCGAGTTCGACACGTTCCACGGCACCTGGTAA
- a CDS encoding HpcH/HpaI aldolase family protein has product MAPSDRPDHPRARLANDEVLLGVLDNTYDPSLVELYGELGLDFVWLDLEHAGPSPWDAPAVEGLLRAAERTGIEPLVRLPSTDPSVVRKLRDAGVRAMFLPRVESAEEVERAVKAAHFRYDGGPGDRGLAGPRARRWGLKDDYVATEDEEALVGVTIETQAAVDNLDEILAVPELGFVFIGPLDLSVSLGHPDELDHPDVAEAVETVRQKATEAGVPVGGLGFGMDDVNEKVRAGYQLVNLGSTTGALRGAVTGWLDGYESP; this is encoded by the coding sequence ATGGCTCCGTCTGACCGTCCCGACCATCCACGTGCACGACTCGCCAACGACGAGGTCCTCCTCGGCGTTCTCGACAACACGTACGACCCCTCGCTCGTCGAACTCTACGGTGAACTGGGGCTGGACTTCGTCTGGCTCGACCTTGAACACGCGGGACCGAGTCCGTGGGACGCCCCAGCCGTCGAGGGGCTGCTCCGCGCGGCCGAGCGCACGGGCATCGAACCCCTCGTTCGCCTGCCCAGCACCGACCCGAGCGTCGTCCGGAAGCTCCGAGACGCGGGCGTCCGCGCGATGTTCCTCCCACGCGTCGAGTCCGCCGAGGAGGTCGAACGGGCGGTCAAGGCTGCGCACTTCCGCTACGACGGCGGTCCCGGCGACCGCGGTCTCGCCGGCCCCCGCGCCCGTCGCTGGGGACTCAAAGACGACTACGTCGCCACCGAGGACGAAGAGGCACTCGTCGGCGTGACCATCGAGACGCAAGCGGCCGTCGACAATCTCGACGAGATTCTCGCGGTTCCCGAACTGGGCTTCGTCTTCATCGGCCCGCTCGACCTCTCGGTCTCGCTCGGCCATCCCGACGAGTTGGACCATCCCGACGTCGCCGAGGCGGTCGAGACAGTCCGTCAGAAGGCGACCGAGGCGGGCGTCCCCGTCGGTGGTCTCGGCTTCGGTATGGACGACGTCAACGAGAAGGTCCGAGCGGGCTACCAGCTGGTAAATCTCGGAAGCACCACGGGCGCGCTTCGGGGCGCGGTTACCGGCTGGCTCGACGGCTACGAGTCGCCCTAA